Proteins encoded within one genomic window of Lysinibacillus louembei:
- a CDS encoding ABC transporter permease: MVMESKRSFILLIAIVSTFAIAPIIAIVFYTFVQDGQLNMEQLQRLFSQNRLWQTLSNSLLLGLFVIIGTTIIAFPMALIRTKTSLAKYNWLDIVLTIPFMTPPYIGSMGWILFMQHNGFLQQLLPSTAWLSELFFKLFGMVLIMSLHLFPFLYLMLKNTLLRINGSFLDAALIFGKGAWRNWFKIVLPLTVSSYVLGSLLIFIKTLAEFGTPATFGSRIGFQVFTTEIHSYLSRWPVDIRMATSLSLFLLSICLIIWYFQNWIGRKYTYGVLSGKTPALREIREPWFIKLGAWLFVTIILLLSIAVPYFSIIVTSLQKVRGDGLQAGNFTLAAYGEIFTAGSAGFTAFMNSFVFSILTAIITAVLGLCIALYVKKGQTKKQQLLDFFSLTPNIIPGIVFVVGLIMFWNSPLLPFTIYNTKAMVVVTYCVLFLPYSVQYTKSAFTQLDASIFQSAAIFGRNKWAVYVQIIIPLLMQGIVAGMMMTFIISMRELVAGLLILPPSVETGATFIYSQFEQGNVSVGMAVAVMTVIITVLFMFLLEWMQRGGKQTNA, from the coding sequence ATGGTGATGGAAAGCAAACGTAGTTTTATTTTATTAATAGCAATCGTTAGCACGTTTGCCATTGCACCAATAATAGCTATTGTATTTTATACATTCGTGCAAGATGGACAATTGAATATGGAGCAGTTACAGCGATTATTTTCGCAAAATCGCTTATGGCAAACGTTATCGAATTCGTTATTGCTCGGCTTATTTGTCATTATTGGCACAACAATTATTGCTTTTCCGATGGCGCTTATTCGCACGAAAACAAGTTTAGCAAAATATAATTGGTTAGATATTGTGCTAACAATTCCTTTTATGACACCACCTTATATAGGCTCAATGGGCTGGATTTTATTTATGCAGCACAACGGATTTTTACAGCAATTACTACCAAGTACGGCATGGCTTTCTGAGCTGTTTTTCAAACTTTTTGGCATGGTATTAATTATGAGTTTGCATTTATTTCCGTTTCTCTATTTAATGCTAAAAAATACGCTGCTTCGAATTAATGGCTCGTTTTTAGATGCGGCTTTAATTTTCGGTAAAGGGGCTTGGCGCAATTGGTTCAAAATTGTTTTGCCATTAACAGTATCGAGTTATGTGTTAGGAAGCCTGTTGATCTTTATTAAAACATTAGCTGAATTTGGAACACCCGCTACATTTGGTAGTCGAATTGGCTTTCAAGTATTTACAACAGAAATACATTCCTATCTTTCAAGATGGCCTGTTGATATTCGTATGGCAACATCTTTATCATTGTTTTTACTTTCAATTTGCTTAATAATTTGGTATTTCCAAAATTGGATTGGTCGCAAATATACATATGGTGTGCTTTCAGGCAAAACACCAGCTCTGCGTGAAATACGAGAGCCTTGGTTTATAAAGCTTGGGGCATGGCTTTTTGTGACGATTATTTTATTATTATCGATAGCTGTGCCTTACTTCTCTATTATCGTTACGTCCTTGCAAAAGGTGCGTGGAGATGGCTTGCAGGCGGGCAATTTTACATTGGCTGCATACGGAGAAATATTTACAGCTGGTAGCGCAGGCTTTACAGCATTTATGAATAGCTTTGTTTTCTCCATTTTAACGGCAATCATTACCGCAGTGCTTGGACTATGTATTGCTTTATATGTGAAAAAGGGGCAAACGAAAAAGCAGCAGCTATTAGATTTCTTTAGCTTAACGCCAAATATTATTCCTGGTATTGTCTTTGTTGTTGGCTTGATTATGTTTTGGAATTCACCGCTATTACCTTTTACGATTTATAATACGAAGGCGATGGTGGTTGTCACATATTGCGTATTATTTTTGCCGTATTCTGTGCAATATACAAAATCTGCATTTACACAATTGGATGCTTCCATTTTTCAATCGGCAGCCATTTTTGGGCGTAATAAATGGGCTGTCTATGTGCAAATTATTATTCCGCTCTTGATGCAGGGCATTGTTGCTGGCATGATGATGACCTTTATTATTTCGATGCGTGAGCTCGTAGCAGGTTTGTTAATTTTACCTCCTTCTGTTGAAACAGGGGCTACCTTTATTTATAGCCAGTTTGAGCAAGGTAATGTCAGTGTGGGAATGGCTGTCGCTGTTATGACAGTTATTATTACAGTGCTCTTTATGTTTTTGCTGGAGTGGATGCAAAGGGGAGGGAAGCAAACAAATGCTTAA